In a single window of the Solea senegalensis isolate Sse05_10M linkage group LG1, IFAPA_SoseM_1, whole genome shotgun sequence genome:
- the LOC122780516 gene encoding uncharacterized protein KIAA0040 homolog yields the protein MDEKFDSIRDFFHQIWTFVMDKHNQGVYNTVCLVVLLTLPLLVLLITLVMCCHCCCCRHANSCCCGCCCCCCRDAMATTRSDTKKKKNSPNSEDLWISVKTGPMTPDRVALTMV from the coding sequence ATGGATGAGAAATTTGACAGCATTCGGGATTTTTTCCATCAAATATGGACCTTTGTCATGGACAAACACAACCAGGGGGTTTACAACACCGTGTGTCTGGTGGTCCTCCTAACACTGCCACTGCTGGTCCTCCTCATTACTTTGGTCATGTgttgccactgctgctgctgtcgccaTGCCAACAGCTGCTgttgcggctgctgctgctgctgctgcagagacgcCATGGCAACCACAAGGTCGGAcacgaagaagaaaaaaaactcacccAACTCTGAAGACTTATGGATCTCTGTCAAGACGGGGCCAATGACACCTGACAGGGTTGCACTGACTATGGTGTAG